One window from the genome of Cumulibacter soli encodes:
- a CDS encoding ABC transporter permease — MSLVRTACWVAGVVVLAALLMHILIGLMPADAATIVAGPGADAARIERLRTDLGLDAGVLTQTADWLYAAARGDFGVSLMNGDQVSVMLGERIAVSAAVVIPAWLLTVSVGTALALIVAVDGSRRTRWVQVVAGGLSGVPEAIVATGLVLLLATWLDWLPPVSLIRPGDSVLDDPSLLILPIAALTLPATAWLLRALRGPAEDVAGRRYVAEARLRGRSASSVAARHVLPVLLPLIVQNAAVLAGAILAGSVVVEQIVALPGVGDLLSQAVAIRDIPVIQAVTVLVSAVVATGLACADALRRRLEVRR, encoded by the coding sequence ATGAGCCTAGTCCGTACTGCTTGTTGGGTAGCGGGCGTTGTCGTTCTCGCCGCGCTGCTGATGCACATCCTGATCGGGCTAATGCCAGCGGACGCCGCAACGATCGTCGCCGGACCCGGCGCGGACGCGGCTCGGATCGAACGGCTTCGCACCGATCTCGGGCTCGACGCTGGCGTCCTCACCCAGACCGCGGATTGGCTCTACGCCGCGGCTCGGGGCGACTTTGGCGTCTCATTGATGAACGGTGACCAGGTCAGCGTGATGCTCGGTGAACGGATCGCGGTATCTGCGGCCGTGGTCATCCCGGCGTGGTTGTTGACCGTATCCGTCGGTACCGCGCTGGCGCTCATCGTGGCTGTTGACGGCTCACGACGTACTCGATGGGTGCAGGTGGTCGCTGGTGGCTTAAGTGGCGTGCCGGAGGCGATCGTTGCCACCGGTTTGGTGCTTTTACTGGCGACGTGGCTCGACTGGCTGCCACCGGTATCGCTGATCCGCCCCGGCGACTCTGTTCTGGACGATCCGAGCCTGTTGATCCTGCCGATTGCCGCGCTCACTTTGCCAGCGACCGCATGGCTGTTACGAGCTCTGCGTGGACCCGCCGAGGACGTCGCGGGCCGCCGATATGTCGCCGAAGCGCGGCTACGCGGGCGATCGGCATCTTCGGTCGCGGCGCGGCATGTCCTTCCCGTACTCCTACCGCTGATCGTGCAGAACGCGGCTGTGCTGGCAGGGGCGATCCTCGCCGGTTCGGTTGTGGTTGAGCAGATCGTCGCGCTGCCGGGTGTTGGCGACCTGCTTTCACAGGCCGTTGCCATCCGAGACATTCCGGTCATTCAAGCTGTCACGGTTCTGGTCTCTGCGGTCGTCGCCACCGGCTTGGCGTGTGCGGACGCATTGCGCCGTCGCCTTGAGGTGCGGCGATGA